From the genome of Candidatus Eisenbacteria bacterium:
CAGTCCTCGGTGTCGAGGTACCGGTCCTCGTGCGCGATCGTGCCCGCGGGCTCGAGCCGGTACCCGGCCGACTCCACCGCCTCGCGCAGGGACGACGCGTCCGCGTGCTCCGGGAGCCGGAACTTCATCTCCCGCTCCACGTGCGCACCCGAGTGCATCGACGACACTCCTTCCGGGAGGATCACGATTCGGCGATCCTCCGGAGCGCCCCGGGCTGGATCAGCCATTCGAGGAATCCAAGTCCGGGAGCGGCCTCGGTGGGGAACCGGACCAGCGCCGCGGCTCCCTTCTTCAGCACCAGCGACGACGTGGGTCCGGGGCCGCAGAGGAGGTACGACGCGAACCCGCTCAGATGCGGCTCGTGTCCGACGACGGCGGCGGACTTCGATCCGAGTGCGGCGACCGCCCCGAGCGACTCGCCGAATTCCGCTCCGGGCTTCAGGGCCGGCGTGTACTCGATCTCGAGATCGGGAGCGACGGCGTCGCGCAGGATCTCCGCGGTCTGCCGCGCGCGAATCAGCGGGCTCGAGAGAATGCGGGCGGGTTTGACCCCGAGCTTCTCGAGGCCGCGCGCCGCGAGGCGGAACTTGTGGATTCCTTCGGGCGTGAGCGGACGATCGTCGTCCCAGGGATAGGCGGGGTCGCCGCGCTCGACGGCAATGGCGTGACGCACGATGTAGAGTTCCACGAGGGCCCCCGGCTGGCGTGTGGAAGGAGATTCGGCAGGTTTCGGCGCTTCTTGATTTTCTCACCCGGGAGGAGGGTGGGTCAACCGGGCCGGGGTCCTTGTAACCGGAATGTCCGCTGCTACTTGGCGCTTTCGGGCAAGCCTTCTCCGCCTTCCAGAACGTGGAGCCGCGTCGAGCGGAACCGGGCGAGGGAGACCATCTCGGCCTCGCGGATGGAGTCCGTGGCGAGCGGGCTTCCGTCCCGGAACACGTACGCGCGCCGTCCCGGCGCGACGGCCATCATCGGACCGCCGCTCTGGCGTCCCACCATGGCCCTTCCTTCGAGCACGCACACGCACGTCCCCGTCGGCTCCATGATGACCGCGACCGTGGTGCCGTCGATGCGCGTCCACGCGTCCGGCGTGTGGACGTCGAGGCGCGCGCCCGCGAACGAAGGGCCGGTGGTGATCCGGAGGAGCCCGTCCCGCGTCCAGAGCTCGGCATTTCGGCCGTAGAACCGCGGCGGTGGCGGCGGAATCGTGAGCCTGGTCCCGGGAGTCAGCTCCACGAGGAGCGTCTTCGCCGAGAGGATCTCCAGCTTGGCGCTGGCGGGAAGCTCGACCTCGACTCCGGGCTGGAGCCGCTCGGCGATGAGATCGGCGCGCGCGACCGGAATGGGCTCGCCGTCGAAGAGGATCTCGCCGGTGCCGGACGCCTCGAGGAGGATCCAGGGATTGCCGCGGTTCGCGAGATCGGCGAGGAAGAACGCGAGCATCGCCGCCGCCGCGAGCGCGGCGAGGCGGGGAAGCGGGCGAAGGAGCCACGGGCGTCGCGCGCGTGTTTCCGAGTCCTCGCGCACGGGCCGGGCGGGTCGCGCGGGTTGCGCGGGTTCCACGGCGGGATCCCGCCCCTCGGCCGCCGCGAACCGTCCCGACGCGAACTCCTCGCGCAGCCGCTCGCGGAGGGCCGCGTCCGCGCGCGGCGGCGCGGGCTCGGCTTCGCGAGCCGCTCCGAGCGCGCGCCACGCCCGCTCCGCCTCGGGCGTGAGGTCGTCGGGCCGTTCCCGGTCTCGTGGATCGCTCACAGCTCCGCCTCGTTCACGTGTCTCCCCAGCTCGTCCAGCGCGCGCGAGAACCGCTTCCGCGCGGCCGCTTCGCTCACGCCCAGGATCTCCGCGATCCGGTCGTAGCCCAGGTCCTCGTACTCCCGGAGGACGATCACCTCGCGCGACTCGGGCTTGAGCTTGCCGAGCGCCTCACGCACGCGAGCGGCGCGCTCGCGCGCGAGGAGATCCCGCTCCGGATTCGAGCCGTCGGCGTCCGGACCGCCCAGGGTCTCCCGCAGCGCGGGATTCGAGTCGAACGACGTCGACGCGCGATCCAGCCGGCTCGATCCCGACCGCCACCGGTCGCGCGCCACGTTCGCCGCGATCGTGACGAGCCAGGGAAGCGGATCCCGCGACGGATCCAGGCTCGCCGCGCCGCGGTGCACCTTGAGGAACACCTCCTGGATCGCGTCCTCCGCCTCGGTCCGGTTCATGACGATCCGGTAGACCACCGCGTAGAGCCGGTCGAAGTACCGATCGAAGAGCGCCGCGAGCGCGCGCGGGTCCCGCTGCCGGACTCCCTCGAGATCGAGGGGGGGCGCCGCGCCGCCCTCCGGGGATACGGCGGGGGCGCGGATCTGTGTCCGGTGATCTCGCTCGTCGGCGCACATCCTGTCGAGGCTATCACACGGCGGCCTCCCGCAGCCCTTCCAGGTGATTTGGAACCGGCTGCGGTTCCCGCGCTTGACGCGTTCGCGCCCAGGGGAGAACATGTCTTGATGCCGTCGACCAAGACATCGAAGACCAAGTTTCCCATCCGCTGCGCCGGCATGGACGTCGGCTCGAACGCCTTTCGCCTCGTCATCGCCGAATTCAAGTCCCCGACCAAGTACAAGGTGCTGGACCGGATGCGCGTCCCCGTCCGCCTCGGGGACTCCGTCTTTCGCTCCCAGCGGATCGACGACGCGACGATGGAGGCC
Proteins encoded in this window:
- the sixA gene encoding phosphohistidine phosphatase SixA; this translates as MELYIVRHAIAVERGDPAYPWDDDRPLTPEGIHKFRLAARGLEKLGVKPARILSSPLIRARQTAEILRDAVAPDLEIEYTPALKPGAEFGESLGAVAALGSKSAAVVGHEPHLSGFASYLLCGPGPTSSLVLKKGAAALVRFPTEAAPGLGFLEWLIQPGALRRIAES
- a CDS encoding sigma-70 family RNA polymerase sigma factor; amino-acid sequence: MCADERDHRTQIRAPAVSPEGGAAPPLDLEGVRQRDPRALAALFDRYFDRLYAVVYRIVMNRTEAEDAIQEVFLKVHRGAASLDPSRDPLPWLVTIAANVARDRWRSGSSRLDRASTSFDSNPALRETLGGPDADGSNPERDLLARERAARVREALGKLKPESREVIVLREYEDLGYDRIAEILGVSEAAARKRFSRALDELGRHVNEAEL